The Ciona intestinalis chromosome 9, KH, whole genome shotgun sequence genome contains the following window.
ATACATAATATTCCTGATAAACTTGTTACACCAAATACTGTATATTTCATCTTGGATTATTCATCATTGTCATGATTGGCATCAGTATTGCTTGGGTTCCCATTATCCTTCAATTCCAAACGGCCAACTTTACTTCTACATACAAGAAGTCACCAACTATATATCACCACCAATAGCAGCTATCTTTGTCGTTGCGGTGCTTTGGGGAAAATGTAATGAAAAGGTTTGTAAATAAAGTGGTTCAAAAAACACTAGCTCACTTCTGTAAggattttgtacattttttgttcactgaatttttaagttttacatgtttagtttattattaataacaatACCTTTTATTTGTGAATAACAATACCTTTtaagatttggaaatattttaaacgcaaagacaggatatagcgacaaaactacagttattaaaacacgcttacagttaaaagcatatttacatGTAGCTGACTGGTTTATTTGTTATTCTATTCCAAATTGAGTTtgttttgtacttttgttGACTGGCGCTGGTTAGAATCATCGTTTCCCGACTAAGGTATATTGAGTTTTACACTTGATGCCACCAGTGCTACCCGTAGCAGTTGTTCAAACCCAGTAACTGTTATACcaagttttttgttgttgcacCAGGGAGCTTTCTATGGGGGGTTAGTTGGAAGTTTGCTCGGTCTCGCACGTTTGATCACGATCTTTGTGTTTCAACCCCCAAGATGTGGTGAAGCAGACACAAGACCCTACCTTATAACAAGCATGCATTATATGTATTATGCGGCCGTTCTGTTCTTTACTTCACTGGTGGTTGCTATTGTTGTAAGCTGCTTCACAGAACCAACAACTAACAATGTAAGTTGTTTGAAATCTGTTTATATCCCCACTGTTAACTGTTAAGAGTATCtgtacaaataaacaataaaataaggTTATTACATACTAGTTAGTCGAATATAATTCCAGCCGCATCTTACACCTTAAAAtgaaaggtttttaaaaaatttgttaaacaaaataatttaaaaaaacaacactagaattttttaaaatgcaagtaaaacctttaaatttgtctaTGTTTGATCAATTTCCAATAAATTTAATGGGAACATATATTCTATCAAAGCTTTTTTCATTAAATCTTTTTCTCATTAGATTGCTCCACTTACTTACTGGACGAGAAACAACGAGGAAAATATCTCCCATGAAACTGAGTTGCAAAAAATGAATTCAGATCAAAGGTATTGGGTTgagtgtatgtaacttatttatcctcacatgatAGGGCTGTTACAAAAGATATAACACAGGAGTCAGGACGCTACAACAcgtgtttcatataccttgtgtcagcttaccaaataccacatatgttactttcattttttatcatttttttttgttttcagtgattgcgatgatgatgtcatagagtgTAAGGGAAATCCCCAAAATGtggaaacaataaaaagcAATGGTAATATATgggttgtatattttatatgaggTTTATATgttgttctttttattattcttatcTGTACAAACTgtcaatttatttgttttaattatgacgtcactttccTTTTAATATTGCACTGTTATGTTccttttattgaataaatgaatgaatgaatgtaacttactttatcctcgcgtggccggaaaacgacagtcgttatcacacagtttagcacctcgtgccagcttacgagttaccatgtacgttACTTAGTGGGTGNNNNNNNNNNNNNNNNNNNNNNNNNNNNNNNNNNNNNNNNNNNNNNNNNNTNtatggcggggcaacaacattcATTGTAACATGGGCGTNCTGTGGCAGAAACCTCGTGCCGGCTTACAAATTACATCGTATGTAAAAATTACACCATATGTAACTTTCAGGTTGTTGTGCTCATCCATGTATGAAGAACTGTTTGAATTTTATCTGTGGCATTGGGGAATCCCTTAAACCGACACTGAGCGAGCAAGACACAACAACCTATCAAtcttcattaaaacaaaatcctaaaacaaaaatatttctaacattTCTATTATTTGTGTGTCTCGGTATAGGGGCTTTTATCTACATCTATTGGTCCATCTAATATGGGAGTTGGTAAGGTAAAATCTATGTAAACATTTACCTGCGTGTGGCGGGgtaacagcagtcgttataacacaagttttttgttttatacaccttgtgccagcttacgagtttccgcatatgtaacttatttattctggcatggcggggcaacgacagtcgttataacacgggtgttttgtttcatacaccccccGCTTACAAGTAGCTAAGTGTGTAACTTAGTATTACTGTTTTtgcatggctgacagtttaggaaacctattagtaaccactTGGCTTGTAGCATCTGTttttgtcttgcccaaggacacatgcaccccacaatagtagcagctataagctttgaacccattatacTCTAGTTATGTTATAATctaatacaaacaatattagaatatatttatttggtcCAGCAAATTAGACACAAACtgaaaattgtttcaaaactaatatttaaaagtatttaactttatactTTCTGTTAGAGTCGCGTAATAGAAGCCCACAGTGACGGTAAAGgcacaaaaagtttaaaaaacatttgttaaaaattctcGATTATTAACTGCTACTCTCAAGACTTAAGCCCTCCAGTGGCAAGTTTTGAACTGACGTTGGAAAATCTGGAAAGTAAGACTTCTATGTTAGTGATGTTTAACAATGACAAGAGAGCATAGCTTTAAGGGATTAACCTTATGAAAGAGGATGAAGAAGTCGATTTTTTGGATTTGTAACTTTTAGGCTACAAGCATGTATCTTCACATTATGGCAATGATTAGAAATCAGAAGTCACAACAGCAAACCTTATATAGTGTCAATTAGATAGATTCAATTTGGTGATgtataaaaaggaaaatgttACAATACTGTTAGTACAGGCATTTCTAACGGCTTTAAAGTAGGACTGGATTTATAAAAACCGTTTCCAGAACTGTACCTTAATTTagataacaaagcaattaaattAATTGCAATGGGTTTTAAGTGTCTAACAACTAATACAGATTACAGCTGTAACGTCTCAGTAAACGACCGTATCAAATTTGCAGGTTAATAGTTAGCAGAAGGGAGATGATTTTTCACAATGATTCTAATTGTACTCACTTGCTTAATTTGAACGGAGCTTTAACAATTTCTTCTCTTTTTTGGGATGGGAAATAAATTGGTTTCAATTTCTGTTTCGGGATTTCTTTTCTTGAAATACTTTGTTGATATTCTGTCATGTTGAAAATTGCTGcggaaatttattttaggcttaacaaaaattgagttaaaatagaaaaattttattgtattacatttcttcatttagttaaaacggtccggactgtacattttgagattcattcatgttttgcagtttttttgtaaaatatttttttagttatttgtgtaaataaatgtaacaatttaaattgtcaatataatattatttttattagaatATAAGTATTCTATTAAATTGGCGCCATGCATTATAAAAACAcctaatatatctatataatgCTTatctgttataacttgacagtaaaaATAGGTGTaatttatacataatatataccaTGTAACCCATGTATTAAACCCATTACATAAATCCCCCTACATTGTTTCTTTGGTCCTTGTTTTTCTTTCCGTTTAAAACTTCTTTCATTCTCCCTCCTTTGTTTCACCCAATCAATGCCATATCCTCCACTTAGAAGCTTCTGGAATTCAACCTCCCTTGCTGCGCCTTGGTTAGTtctgtgaatgaatgaatgtaacttactttatcctcgcgtagccggaaaacgacagtcgttatcacacgggtttaacaccttgtgccagcttacgagttaccatgtatgttattttgtgggtaattgtttttttttttgaattttttatgtatggttgataattttgacaacccagtagtgaccactgggttggaacaattgcctTTGGTGTCttccccaaggacacatacgcccacaatggtagaagcgtcaagccttgaaagTTTGGTAAATTATCACATACAgacaccaaacctggggtggctgGGTGGACAGACCAACCCAGGATTATTTTTTGCactacattaatcagtaaacattacaaccaataagtaagattgtttcacaggattatGTGTCTAATCTCCACTTCATTGCTTGCCAcgattgtttgtttaactacACTGGGTTCATAGTTTTATCTTTAACCAGTACTTCTCCAGGTTGTGgctaaaattatgttatttctcTTATTGTAGGTAACTCACTTTATTTTAGGAAGTTTTAATTCTCCATTCTGTCCTTGCGGATTCtgtaaaatatgatttaagtTAATGCCTAATTTGTGTATCATCAATATTGTTGAACACATTtccaatggtagcagtatcgagcattgaacctggtatctTTCGGGTACAATGCAAGGGTACCAAGataaacaaaaccaacattACTCCATAGCTACACGCAACCCCACCTTCCCATAAGCCACTGATGAATAATCTGTATGATAGGGGATTCCCCTTCCCTCGTACTTCTCTTGGATACCTCGTCCGATCTTTCGCGCTTCGCCGAGTTCGACTTCACTGATGCGTGACACTGGTTCTGGTTCAATGATCGCGTCATGCACCATGTATTCAGGTGGATTCCATTGTCGCTCTGCTAATCTGGGTTGGGGTTTGGATTAATTACAAATtcactatataaaaaagaaaacatgggAAAAAGGCAACAACACTAGCAGCAgaagcagttgttaaaatgttttgttccatAAATTCTagcttaaaacacatattatttataacttatatgATTAGTGAGTCACTCCTTTGTCCTTACACAGAAAATGGACATCCTACAATTAAAGCATTTAGTTGCaaagtttattatttgactgatttattgttgttgtggTAGCTTAAATATAATACTCAATCATTTAACTACTAGTTTATCATTCTTAATGCATTAAAAATGGAAAGTAATATTATGTTTCTTAAAATGGAAATCTTACATTTTCTTTTCATCTTCTATTGTCATGGGAACGTGGTCGAACCAATCAACTCGGGGATAGGATTTCGGGTCCGGGTTGAGTTCCTGGTGGGtattgttttcatgaatttatgcaacattttttatctttgtgtggcaaggaaacgacagtagttataacatgggcggtctgtttcatacacaaaGATGACCAGTTAGCATAGACCTAACCAACCAACATTACTtcaactaatgggttgttcaaattgttagCCGTACAAAAAAGcaaatacaaagttacatatgtggtaacttgtgagtGGGCAATAGCATCATCACTCATTTAACTTTTCTACGTTTCAACGTCGAGGTTACCAATGTAACGGATGCATAATGGTTTATTGTGAGCGGTAAACTAAGAGGGTAAATAAACACAAGATGTGATATTAATACGGCAGATAACTGTATGAAAAAGGCACTTGTGTACGCTTCAGCACACACACGTCGCCAcaacactatatatatcaCACACAATCATTTACCTTTACATTAAATGTGAGGAGATTTTTTCTTCCCCCTTGTTTGGCGAGTTGAATATATTTCGAATCAGTGTCGCGAACCCAATTTCTTTTGCtgtaaaatacaacttttaatGGTGgatgtaaaatataatgaatgCAATTAACTTAAATCCTGGTTGATCATATTTCTTGTTCtttaatagtttttgttttaaaactaaaataagatgtatttcgtgttttttgtcaaaaaactTGAATCCTTTTAAATGCCTAATAAATCTAACCACGTTTTAAGATCCCTTCAAAACTTCTGTAACAAGCAGAAACTTAAAAAACTTCTGCTTCatacataaaatttaacaaactttACTTTGTTCCAGTTTCTCTCTCAAAAGCTTCTTGATCATCAGCTGAAAGACCCGGGATCTGGGATGCGGGAGGAACCGGCATCTTATCCTGGATCCTCCTCTGTGAAGGAGCATGGTAGAACCACTCCTGCCCTCCACCCTTCGCTTGCATTGTGGACGATTCAAGTTTAAACGTGAGTTAGATTGTGTTTAAAGAAGTTTTGTGTATGTATCTAAAATGGTAGAAAattcggtgctagtgaagagtcttcccccaccttgtTTGCTATCCACTAACCaataaccccctaaccatcaacacctaaccacctaaccactaacactttccaccagcccaTTCTGCTATTTaccggaagattcttcactagtgctgaaaatttaatacaaacatacgCAAAGAACACTCGTTTCCCGATTTATGCCGCACTGTTAGACCTCACCCACTATTTTCTCGAATTACACGCAAGCGTTTCAAAGAACACGTGTGTAAAAAGGGTTATGTTTTACTATCaagcaaacataaaaacataacgTTGTCTAGAATCTCGCGTCTGCAGCTGTTTTACTTGTTGCCTAGCGACGTcgaatagaaatcttatacaacattttttaaacttaggGGGCTTTCTAAACTCGATTCTATTTTACAAgaacgaataaatgtaacgtactttatcctcgcgtgactgaaatacgacagtagttataacacgggcgttcagtttcatacaccttctgccagcttataagttgaatgttactttgtgggtaattattttggaggggagattttttatgtatggctgataatttggaccaattgctccaacccagtggtcactacgGTTGTCCAAATAAGAGTCAAtgactgggttggagcaattgccgttaggtgttTTCCccatggacacatacgctcagaACGGTGGCAataacgagccttgaacccattacctctgggttagaggcaggcgcgctaaacaCTATGCCATAGACTAAGCAGcttgtagtttttaatatgtaattaaataaaaatatataacatataaaatttattacaacaaCTCAAAATTGGAACATTTCACAGTGTTATCGTATAAACGCATCAATATTACGATAGTTTTAAACGAAATCGTCGAAAAGAATCGCTTTCCATTAACTTAAAGATGCGGGTTTGGGCTTGAttaaagatttctatgttcgGGTTGGACAGATTTGCTTTAACGGTGTCACGTGTTCTTGCATCCACGTTTATCTGAGGAAACATTTtaagattaatttaaaataaagtaaaacataattttacgCCATTCCTTGGTTTAAAAGTATCAGTATAGGCCGTTGGATAACTCGGAATAGAATTTAATTGAATGCAATTTACTTATCCCCACGtgacgggcaacgacagtcgttatggtatgggtgttctgtttcatacacctcgttcccgtTTATGGGTTAAATGAAGCAATGGAATGTtcgtaaaacaacagtcgttaaattaaaccttaacataaacatattaaagttcaCAATCTTGACTAGAATTTACCTCATTCGAAGAACCAACTGCTAAATATTGCTCGTAGATCTTTACCGCCGTCTTGCGGATCttgttttgtttggtttgtttataattttcacATTCCAACCAAAAGTTAAGATTTTCTTCGCTGAATTCGCTTTGAAGAAACGAACGGAAAGAAGCGACTTCATctggaaataaaatatggCTATAATAAATGATCACAAACAACtgcattaagtgtcttgtccaacaAAACAGCCACATTTATAGCAACATCGAACCTCAAACCCATATCCTCCGGGCTAAAGGCAGTCGCACTGTGGCGCTGGACAAATCAAACCGAGTCTATGTTTAAATGCTTATCGAGgcatagaaacagtatatacCGTAGGATTATACCTTTCCTAGTTAACAAGAGAGCAAGCGACGAAGAAGGTTGGTTTATTTCATTCGTTGGATTTCTTTTCGAGCGACGAATCGTCAAACTTCGTCGGAATTTCTTTCGTTCGAAATCCGCCCTCTTCGTATGGTCGTCCTCTTTCAAACTTTTACACGGTTTTGCTTCGTCATGCTTACGTTGCATCGGTAACCAACTTTTCAAACCAAACCTGaaagttacgtcacaattagtATTGTAAATACGGTAggttattgttacgtcacaatcatccAACTTACAATGCGTTTGGTTTCGATTTGAAGCGCTCCTCGAGTTTGACGTCATTTTCatgtattacgtcacaaaccttAAGCAGATTGTCGATTGTTTTGTTTCCAATAAACGGCGATTTTAACAAAGAATCAAGAGACAATCGTctttgtttcgtcataattGGGGTAGCAGTGTTTCCCGATGATTTCTCTTCACTGTTGACCGGTggattaaaattatattcgGTTGCGTCATTAAAATCGTCTTCATGTTGCACTGTGACGTCAGGAATGACATCGATTGTGGGTTCCGGGTTTATAACTGGTGAAGCTTCCGTTTCAAATACGTCATCATCGACGTCATAATCCACGCAGTAGTTAAGTCTGGatatcatgacgtcatcaggagAATAATCCTTTCTTCGAATATTTCGTCGCCCAGTCGGAGTTTTTCCTACTTTAGTGACGTCATGgttggtgacgtcacgagaCTTTTTCTCCAGCGCCACCACTACTTTCGGGACAAATAATCCATTCACGTGATGGTTGTCACGGCAACCGACAGCGACGGCTTTTGATTGGTTAATACTCGGTCGTTTAAATTCTTCAAATCCATTTGaaattcttcttcttttctttagtgacgtcacgtggttgacgtcatcgtgacgtaTATCGTATCTACGCGGTGTGTTCCTTGCAACTTTGGTTCGATACAAACTGCTGGACAATGAACTGTTGCTGCTGTCCGATCGAGCGGAACGCCTTCTGTTCATTCTATCACGTGACTTCGATCGTCTGCACGGATCCTGACGTCCtaagatgacgtcatcattaatAAATGttgatgatgtaataatatagATGAACTTACTTGCAGGTTTGGTGAACTTAAACTTAAGGTGTTTACTTCGGCCAAGCGATTCTTTCAGAAGGTAATACCAACCTTGTGTTATCTACGAACAttatgtattatgacatcatctaTACACATAGAAATCAATgagtatgacgtaataattacctcctgtgacgtcacaatactcCGAACACCGAAGCTCATACACCCGAGTAGAAATGTTCGTTCGTTGTTTTTCATCCAAACTGAAACTAAAACTCGTCTGTTTGAATCCCTCCGACAGATGTCGCTGTAGAGAAACAAAAATGAGTTTCCAGattttaatgacgtcatcaacaaaCTTACAATGAAAACGTCTCGTGCATGGCAATAGAttcttctgtgacgtcataagtcaaagttttgtgacgtaatcGCGATTCGAACTCCGGTGACAATGAcatctgtaaaacaaattcatCCAAAGTTACATCCGATGTTATGTTGTGACGACAGATAATCCAAAGTAGTAACCAATGCAAAGTTCCCACCTTGACGTAAACTTGGTTATTATTGGAAGAAGTGTTGGGAAGAGATCGTAGACCAAGAATGGTGACTGTGATTTTATTCGTAGATCCACATACCACCAGTTTCAACTGACCTGGAAATTGATTAACATTAATTATCTCAATTAATTAACATTCTTCCACCTTTACCTCTCAATTTAAGACCAACTCTATCCTCAATTCTCATGGCTACCACACAAGCTacaacaaaccaaccaaacgAAGACAACGAAAAAATTCTGAGTTTCAAACACAAGAGCGAGTCCCTTTTTAACTCGGCTCGTATTTGCCTTTCTCCTTACAACACTTCTTTCCCACCGTAGAAACAAAGCGACAAGCACGGCGCTGGTAGCTCCCGCAGTAATTAAGGACTCGGACACTTTCACAGACTACAACACTTAACCTACCTCGTTAACACTCGTGATATCAAAGCTTTCACTTTTCTATTGAAGTTAGTTGAACAATTTTATTGCCTTTCATATAGCGAGGTCAAAGTTAAAAGTCTGGACTATAAGCGTGTAATTAAACACAGCAGACAAACTAAGCGACGAAATTCATGTTTCTACACAACGCTGGTTTACTTTTCTATTGaagtttaacaattttattgcCCTAACAAGGTTAATTCGCAAACTAagtataattaaaatgttttatagtaTGTAAAACGTTCAACAGCCAGAAAGTCTCGCAACCCCACTTTGATCAAACCTTATTGGTTAAGCTAAtttctttaatatatttgttaaccAATTTACTGACATTTATGCTATATTCTTCCAGTTATATTTAGAGTTTTTGCTGATTTAAAGAATCGTGTTTAAGATACAATTGGACGAAACCGTTTCAATCCTCAAACACGTCTGAGACCAATACGCGTTTACGAATGTTTTTGTAATAGTCCTAAACTTGTCATTTAAATGACTCCGATATTAGCTAAAACAATTTGTATACAAACTTATCGTTGCCTTAATTGTTTAGAGATGGAACCAATATTGAAGCGCTTAGTTATATTAACGACATTCATCTATTCAACCCATTACAAACCACATCATTATACATTTCAACACTTTATCATAGTTGGAGCAATAATTGCTCCAAAACCAACACATGTTCACCAGGTTCGCCAGAGGTGTTGCTTAAGTCTCCTAATCTTTAACAAGatccaacaacaaaataaacaaataatcatCGCGTTAGCTCTTCGTTGTCTGACGTGTGAAATAACTACTGCCCATCGCAAACACCTGACCAGCGCTGTTGTATTCTGTACGAGTGAAGTCGTATGGCTGTGATGAGGGAACTTGGCCCATTACATCAATGTCTATGGTGTACGTATCGTAATATAACCCACCAAATATGTATACGTCGCCAGTGTTAAGTAATTTAGGAACTGAAAGGAATTTCCTAACATCTCGTtcggtattttaaaatacgcGTTGAGCAGAAAATTGGCAAAATCTATAAGCCCACAGATGCAAAATAAGTCTCTAGAAAGATGTCATCGCATAAAGACATAAAAACCTGTCGTTTTTCGGACGATTAACTTCTAAAGCGAAATCGCCGACTTAATGTTTTGTTCGAGCAATGCAAGCGCTAATTATTGGGACAAAAGTTCGTTTACGGTCATCAAACATGCTTTGCCTACTTTCAAACTTACAACTGACGTCATCATTGCGACATAACGTAATCTTGTTAGACAACAAACGCCATTGAGTCATGTAGACCAAGAATGAAAACTCATCGAAAGTTCGAAAAATtcaagatttttaaatatttgaattcaTTGAAACGTCACAAACGCATTTTCCCACCAACATGCTGCGTCACAATAACCGATTGAGGCGACGTAATAATACATcacactgtgacgtcatccatTATCAGCAgcagtgacgtaacaatggacaAACACATGTACAACAATGAGCTGGTGCATGCGTAACAATGAAGTCGGGCATGCGTAACAATAGTTCAtcaattattacgtcatataagCCATTCTTCCGTTGTAAACCAAACCCGACCTAACACCAGCATACGTCACCATGTATTACGTCATTATATCTATGATGACAAAGTATTCAACTTACTTTTACTCCCAAGAGCTTCTGTCTTTGTTAAACGCTCCTTAGCGACATCTCGCGGTTGGAAATTCTCGCTTTGTTTTAAGTTAGAATTCAAATtgtttcgtgacgtcacttgaCAATAGCGCGATCGCTTCtgtttcatgacgtcataatcggaATAACAATCGCTTTCGTCGGAACACGATTCGGGGTCAATCAAGTTCATTCTAGAATTCAATTATGTTAAAGTCAACTTCAAACAAACTCAATCAAACTTTTACCTTTTTCGAATCCGTGCGCGTATTTCCcttcttgtgacgtcatcatcatcTGATGTACTTGACGTAGAGCCATACGTCATACCACGTTTCCAAGCGACTTCCATCAGAATttgtttttcacttttttcatcttttaaatttttctttagaTTTTTTCCACcgaacattttgtttaaagtttttatccTTAAGTTTGATCGGTCATGACGTTTGTTAGGtgctgtgatgtaacaatgctgATCTCTCTTCGTCATAGATACACTTGTAACGGTTCCCGATTTGTTGGTCAAGTCAGAAAATGGTTTTCTTTCAATCAACATTTTGAAATTCTCCAgctaacaataaaatatctggaaacaaaataaagtcagCGATCTGGTCGTGGCACTCGTTAATAATAAATCGTATCCAACGTTCGCTATCACTTTATATTGTATTGCATTGTTTACGTAACAATCTTACAATAAATaatcattgtttttattatttcttagCGCATCTCTGACTTTCaagttatgacgtaacaaactacTGCTGAAATAACAAAGATTTAGAACGAATTCGAATCTCTATCGCGTTGTTACTCGTTTAAAATGATTCTAAAACTTGTTCAAAACTTCGTATATGTAGCTGACAAGTTGTCAACTCTTAGAACC
Protein-coding sequences here:
- the LOC100178527 gene encoding uncharacterized protein LOC100178527 isoform X1, whose amino-acid sequence is MLIERKPFSDLTNKSGTVTSVSMTKRDQHCYITAPNKRHDRSNLRIKTLNKMFGGKNLKKNLKDEKSEKQILMEVAWKRGMTYGSTSSTSDDDDVTRREIRARIRKRMNLIDPESCSDESDCYSDYDVMKQKRSRYCQVTSRNNLNSNLKQSENFQPRDVAKERLTKTEALGSKSQLKLVVCGSTNKITVTILGLRSLPNTSSNNNQVYVKMSLSPEFESRLRHKTLTYDVTEESIAMHETFSFDICRRDSNRRVLVSVWMKNNERTFLLGCMSFGVRSIVTSQEITQGWYYLLKESLGRSKHLKFKFTKPARRQDPCRRSKSRDRMNRRRSARSDSSNSSLSSSLYRTKVARNTPRRYDIRHDDVNHVTSLKKRRRISNGFEEFKRPSINQSKAVAVGCRDNHHVNGLFVPKVVVALEKKSRDVTNHDVTKVGKTPTGRRNIRRKDYSPDDVMISRLNYCVDYDVDDDVFETEASPVINPEPTIDVIPDVTVQHEDDFNDATEYNFNPPVNSEEKSSGNTATPIMTKQRRLSLDSLLKSPFIGNKTIDNLLKVCDVIHENDVKLEERFKSKPNALFGLKSWLPMQRKHDEAKPCKSLKEDDHTKRADFERKKFRRSLTIRRSKRNPTNEINQPSSSLALLLTRKDEVASFRSFLQSEFSEENLNFWLECENYKQTKQNKIRKTAVKIYEQYLAVGSSNEINVDARTRDTVKANLSNPNIEIFNQAQTRIFKLMESDSFRRFRLKLS
- the LOC100181625 gene encoding uncharacterized protein C7orf57-like gives rise to the protein MQAKGGGQEWFYHAPSQRRIQDKMPVPPASQIPGLSADDQEAFERETGTNKRNWVRDTDSKYIQLAKQGGRKNLLTFNVKELNPDPKSYPRVDWFDHVPMTIEDEKKILAERQWNPPEYMVHDAIIEPEPVSRISEVELGEARKIGRGIQEKYEGRGIPYHTDYSSVAYGKNPQGQNGELKLPKIKTNQGAAREVEFQKLLSGGYGIDWVKQRRENERSFKRKEKQGPKKQSIFNMTEYQQSISRKEIPKQKLKPIYFPSQKREEIVKAPFKLSKFSNVSSKLATGGLKS
- the LOC100178527 gene encoding uncharacterized protein LOC100178527 isoform X2 — encoded protein: MRIEDRVGLKLRGQLKLVVCGSTNKITVTILGLRSLPNTSSNNNQVYVKMSLSPEFESRLRHKTLTYDVTEESIAMHETFSFDICRRDSNRRVLVSVWMKNNERTFLLGCMSFGVRSIVTSQEITQGWYYLLKESLGRSKHLKFKFTKPARRQDPCRRSKSRDRMNRRRSARSDSSNSSLSSSLYRTKVARNTPRRYDIRHDDVNHVTSLKKRRRISNGFEEFKRPSINQSKAVAVGCRDNHHVNGLFVPKVVVALEKKSRDVTNHDVTKVGKTPTGRRNIRRKDYSPDDVMISRLNYCVDYDVDDDVFETEASPVINPEPTIDVIPDVTVQHEDDFNDATEYNFNPPVNSEEKSSGNTATPIMTKQRRLSLDSLLKSPFIGNKTIDNLLKVCDVIHENDVKLEERFKSKPNALFGLKSWLPMQRKHDEAKPCKSLKEDDHTKRADFERKKFRRSLTIRRSKRNPTNEINQPSSSLALLLTRKDEVASFRSFLQSEFSEENLNFWLECENYKQTKQNKIRKTAVKIYEQYLAVGSSNEINVDARTRDTVKANLSNPNIEIFNQAQTRIFKLMESDSFRRFRLKLS